Proteins found in one Paenibacillus dendritiformis genomic segment:
- a CDS encoding FAD:protein FMN transferase, producing MTQHRRLPLRSCLLLIAVFVLALGGCAKGDSTNAGSASGASSIKQQTYFIFDTIVTVKIYDERAGDAQFKDIEAILKEIDHKMNRQDKESEISKVQAASGKQAVAVSQDTFDIIATSLDYAKRTGGMFDPTVGPIVDLWGIGSEHAKVPDPAELKQNLELVDYRDVTLNPDKREVKLEKEGMELDLGSIGKGYAADRIAEYLRESGFESAIVDLGGNIFAVGPKPGGKDWIIGVQDPDETRGNQIGKMTVQNKTIVTSGVYERYFVENGKHYHHILNPMTGYPIENNLSSVTIVTSSSTHADALSTSTFALGLDEGMKFIESNPEAEAIFITTDHKVYCTPGIKDIFELTNSNYTIVKQ from the coding sequence ATGACACAACATCGACGGCTGCCACTCCGAAGCTGCCTCCTTCTGATCGCGGTCTTCGTCCTCGCGCTTGGCGGATGCGCCAAGGGGGATTCCACGAACGCCGGATCCGCCTCCGGGGCGTCTTCGATCAAGCAGCAAACGTATTTCATTTTCGATACGATCGTGACCGTCAAAATATATGATGAACGGGCGGGAGACGCCCAATTCAAGGATATCGAAGCGATCCTCAAGGAGATCGACCATAAAATGAACCGCCAGGACAAGGAGAGCGAAATCTCTAAAGTCCAAGCCGCTTCCGGCAAGCAAGCCGTGGCTGTCTCCCAGGATACGTTCGATATTATCGCCACCTCGCTTGACTACGCGAAGCGCACCGGCGGGATGTTCGATCCGACAGTCGGCCCGATCGTCGATCTGTGGGGCATCGGCTCGGAGCATGCCAAGGTTCCCGATCCGGCTGAATTGAAGCAGAACCTGGAGCTGGTCGACTACCGGGATGTCACCCTTAATCCGGACAAGCGGGAAGTGAAGCTCGAGAAGGAAGGCATGGAGCTTGACCTCGGCAGCATCGGCAAAGGCTATGCCGCTGACCGTATTGCGGAATATTTGCGCGAGTCGGGATTCGAGAGCGCGATCGTCGATCTCGGCGGAAATATTTTCGCCGTCGGGCCAAAGCCGGGCGGCAAGGATTGGATCATCGGGGTGCAGGATCCGGATGAGACGCGCGGTAATCAGATCGGCAAAATGACGGTGCAAAACAAAACGATTGTCACCTCGGGCGTGTATGAACGGTATTTCGTCGAGAACGGCAAGCATTATCACCATATTCTGAACCCGATGACGGGTTATCCGATCGAGAATAATCTGAGCAGCGTCACGATCGTCACGAGCAGCTCGACCCATGCCGATGCACTGTCCACCTCGACATTCGCTCTCGGGCTGGATGAAGGGATGAAGTTCATCGAATCCAATCCGGAAGCCGAGGCCATTTTCATCACGACCGATCACAAAGTATACTGCACGCCGGGCATTAAGGATATCTTCGAGCTGACGAATAGCAATTACACCATCGTCAAGCAGTAG
- a CDS encoding UbiA-like polyprenyltransferase, which translates to MIWIQKLYRKTRLFGELVMFSHTLFSLPFALISMVWAAGGLPSAHVMLWSLIALVAARNGANAFNRLADREYDEANPRTAHRHLPQRLLQEREVTAFILLNFAVFIFAAGMLNPLCLWLSPVAIALICSYSYTKRFTWLCHLYLGFTIASAPVGAWFAVTGELALTPFLLGLVVMLWIAGFDIIYATQDIEFDRKTGLWSVPSLFGYEDALFIARSLHTIMLAVLFALFFIRGLSWIYLTGIAISAVLLAVEHRIVRPSNRKRMNVASYNLNQVISMLILFCTMADFFLL; encoded by the coding sequence ATGATCTGGATTCAAAAGCTGTACCGCAAGACCCGGCTGTTCGGCGAGCTCGTCATGTTCTCGCATACGCTGTTCTCGCTGCCGTTCGCGCTTATCTCGATGGTATGGGCCGCCGGCGGCCTGCCGTCCGCGCATGTGATGCTGTGGTCGCTTATCGCGCTGGTGGCGGCGCGGAACGGAGCGAACGCCTTCAACCGGCTGGCTGACCGGGAATATGACGAGGCGAATCCGCGGACGGCCCACCGCCATCTGCCGCAGCGGCTGCTTCAGGAGCGGGAGGTGACGGCGTTCATCCTGCTGAACTTCGCCGTCTTCATCTTCGCCGCAGGCATGCTGAATCCGCTCTGTCTGTGGCTGTCGCCGGTCGCGATCGCGCTCATCTGCTCATATTCGTACACGAAGCGGTTTACTTGGCTTTGCCATCTGTATCTCGGCTTCACGATTGCGTCCGCGCCGGTGGGCGCCTGGTTCGCCGTCACGGGGGAACTTGCCTTGACTCCGTTCCTGCTCGGTCTGGTGGTGATGCTCTGGATTGCCGGCTTCGATATTATTTATGCGACGCAGGATATCGAGTTCGACCGGAAAACGGGACTGTGGTCCGTGCCTAGCCTGTTCGGCTACGAGGATGCGTTGTTCATCGCCCGATCGCTCCATACGATTATGCTGGCCGTGCTGTTCGCCCTCTTCTTCATTCGGGGACTCAGCTGGATCTACTTGACGGGCATCGCGATCTCCGCCGTGCTGCTTGCGGTCGAGCACCGCATCGTCCGGCCGAGTAACCGGAAGCGGATGAACGTGGCCTCCTACAACTTGAATCAGGTCATCAGCATGCTGATCCTGTTTTGCACGATGGCTGACTTCTTTCTGCTCTGA
- a CDS encoding arylamine N-acetyltransferase: MAAWLEDYLSILGLSKESPSCDYLAKICRSHLTALPFENISKLLYFRDQHKNGFIIPPVETWVQHHYDSHFGGTCYILNYNLRELLMELSFACDYVMLGNEHMGILVDLPGERVYVDCGAAAPIFQPVRFESNPLHVSQFGDDKVHIQPVHPDAGRYKYVRYTQGKQNGKEWHFNINLKSEFPDFHDIILNSNTAGTAFMTILRCQLWQLSQGRSVSLVNNQFGIRHSDGRTDKYTLHSVAEIEEVIANEFALPKLPVREAIEVLAELGIDIFSSEK; this comes from the coding sequence ATGGCGGCTTGGTTAGAAGATTATCTTTCGATTCTTGGATTAAGTAAGGAGTCCCCTTCTTGTGATTACTTAGCAAAAATATGCCGCTCTCATTTAACTGCGTTGCCGTTTGAGAATATAAGCAAATTGCTCTATTTTCGTGATCAGCACAAAAATGGATTTATCATTCCTCCGGTTGAAACGTGGGTTCAACATCATTACGATTCCCATTTCGGAGGTACATGTTATATATTAAACTATAATCTGCGTGAATTATTAATGGAGTTAAGCTTTGCATGCGATTATGTCATGCTTGGCAACGAACATATGGGGATTCTTGTTGATCTTCCGGGAGAACGAGTATATGTGGATTGCGGGGCTGCCGCTCCCATTTTTCAACCTGTCCGGTTCGAGAGCAACCCTCTTCATGTCTCCCAATTCGGGGATGATAAAGTTCATATCCAACCCGTTCATCCGGACGCAGGCCGCTATAAATATGTAAGGTATACGCAGGGCAAACAAAACGGGAAAGAGTGGCATTTTAATATCAACTTAAAAAGCGAATTTCCAGATTTCCACGACATTATCCTAAATTCGAATACGGCTGGGACGGCGTTCATGACCATTCTCAGATGCCAGCTTTGGCAGTTGAGCCAGGGCAGAAGCGTCTCCTTAGTCAACAATCAATTCGGCATTCGTCATTCAGACGGCAGGACTGACAAGTACACCTTGCATTCGGTTGCCGAGATCGAAGAGGTCATCGCTAACGAATTCGCTTTGCCCAAGCTCCCCGTAAGAGAGGCTATAGAGGTGCTAGCTGAACTTGGCATCGATATTTTTAGCTCTGAAAAATAG
- a CDS encoding peptidase U32 family protein — MARYFHGKEVELLAPAGTFEIFKEVIEANCDAVYFGGPSLNMRMMRKGYNLSYDEIRTAVEMAHERGKRVYVTVNNLLNGEDIEEAKQYLSFLNEAGPDGIISQDMAVFPLIKEMNLNQLPVHASVMMNVHNEEMIRALQELGVTRIVASREMDLRTAQLLQAKTGMEFEYFVHGDMCTVHGANCYYSSMLFGNSANRGRCMKPCRWEYRVKKDGNVYPTEYPLAAKDMNLYEHIPELIEAGITSFKIEGRMRDAEFLRLLVNSYGDAIDRYIADPVGFERSQDSRKLFENRKRDFSTAYAFGKPGLDYLNTRYEGTGKFYSTGKVFSTPTAERKMKEERIEQVKAALAQVRTPSRRTDRSQLSVHVNDVEQAQAALEAGADIVYLAGDVFQPARPFTRSDIERIAGAAGASKVILGLPRMMDGLHMEQYSHALAQDHSGLNGLLVTNLGAMRRFHDAGLPLIGDVNLNVYNARSAGFYHERFGLERVTASLELPLHDLGLLLEQSPVPVEVIVHGSPVVMYLELDLYENAEVLEPISQEDNRYVDNRYLVLMTDKGENPVYRDSRGRNHLALCKELCYMPFLAELHSAGVNHFRIEGQSYTVDQLRDIVQAYRTALQGLERCEDIYRGMKPVYAGYTLGALQFDRPMGEPKGPAEAKTEAEPSAESKTATDQKKTAGQKEGAGTR; from the coding sequence ATGGCTAGATATTTTCACGGCAAAGAGGTTGAGCTGCTGGCACCGGCAGGCACGTTTGAAATTTTCAAGGAAGTGATTGAGGCGAATTGCGATGCGGTCTATTTTGGCGGGCCGTCGCTGAACATGCGGATGATGCGCAAAGGCTACAATCTGTCCTACGACGAGATTCGGACGGCGGTAGAGATGGCGCATGAACGGGGCAAGCGTGTCTATGTGACGGTGAACAATCTGCTGAATGGCGAAGACATCGAGGAAGCCAAGCAGTATTTGTCGTTCCTGAATGAGGCGGGTCCGGACGGGATTATTTCGCAGGATATGGCCGTTTTTCCGCTAATTAAGGAGATGAATCTTAACCAACTGCCTGTGCATGCCTCGGTGATGATGAACGTGCATAACGAGGAAATGATTCGCGCGCTGCAGGAGCTTGGCGTGACGCGCATCGTCGCTTCCCGGGAGATGGATCTCCGGACGGCGCAGCTGCTGCAGGCGAAGACCGGCATGGAGTTCGAATACTTCGTCCATGGCGATATGTGCACGGTGCATGGCGCCAACTGCTACTACAGCTCGATGCTGTTCGGCAACAGCGCGAACCGGGGCCGCTGCATGAAGCCGTGCCGTTGGGAGTATCGCGTGAAGAAGGACGGCAACGTATACCCGACTGAATATCCGCTCGCCGCCAAGGATATGAACCTGTACGAGCATATTCCGGAGCTGATTGAGGCGGGAATTACCTCCTTCAAGATCGAAGGGCGGATGCGCGACGCCGAGTTCCTCCGCTTGCTGGTGAACAGTTACGGGGACGCGATCGACCGCTATATTGCCGATCCGGTCGGATTCGAGCGCTCGCAGGACAGCCGCAAGCTGTTCGAGAACCGGAAGCGGGATTTCTCGACCGCCTATGCGTTCGGCAAGCCCGGACTGGATTATCTGAATACCCGTTATGAAGGAACCGGCAAGTTCTACAGCACGGGCAAAGTATTCAGCACCCCGACCGCCGAGCGCAAGATGAAGGAGGAGCGCATCGAGCAAGTGAAGGCTGCGTTGGCGCAGGTGCGTACCCCATCCCGCCGGACGGACCGCTCGCAGCTCTCCGTTCATGTGAACGATGTCGAGCAGGCGCAGGCCGCGCTGGAGGCGGGCGCCGATATCGTCTATCTCGCGGGAGACGTGTTCCAGCCGGCCCGGCCGTTCACGCGCAGCGATATCGAACGGATTGCCGGCGCCGCCGGGGCGTCGAAGGTGATCCTCGGCCTGCCGCGTATGATGGATGGGCTGCATATGGAGCAATACAGCCATGCCCTGGCGCAGGACCACAGCGGCCTGAATGGGCTGCTCGTCACGAATCTCGGTGCGATGCGCCGCTTCCACGATGCGGGCCTGCCGCTGATCGGGGACGTCAATCTGAACGTGTACAATGCCCGTTCGGCCGGGTTCTACCACGAGCGCTTCGGTCTGGAGCGGGTAACGGCGTCGCTGGAGCTGCCGCTTCATGATCTCGGCTTGCTGCTGGAGCAGAGCCCGGTGCCGGTTGAGGTGATCGTGCACGGGTCTCCGGTCGTCATGTATCTGGAGCTCGATCTGTATGAGAATGCGGAGGTGCTGGAGCCGATCAGCCAGGAGGATAACCGCTACGTCGACAACCGTTATCTCGTGCTGATGACGGACAAGGGAGAGAATCCGGTGTACCGGGATTCCCGCGGCCGCAACCATCTCGCCTTGTGCAAGGAGCTGTGCTACATGCCGTTCCTCGCCGAGCTCCACTCCGCTGGAGTGAACCACTTCCGGATTGAAGGACAGTCGTATACGGTAGACCAGCTGCGCGACATCGTGCAGGCCTACCGGACGGCGCTGCAGGGGCTGGAACGATGCGAGGATATCTATCGCGGGATGAAGCCGGTCTATGCCGGTTATACGCTGGGCGCGCTGCAATTCGACCGTCCGATGGGCGAGCCGAAGGGACCGGCGGAAGCGAAGACGGAGGCGGAGCCTTCGGCAGAATCGAAGACAGCGACGGATCAGAAGAAAACAGCCGGGCAGAAGGAAGGAGCGGGTACGCGATGA
- a CDS encoding NusG domain II-containing protein encodes MKRGDLILIGVIVIAALAFLVPKWLFQQESENLHNSKVFANITVDGDLYQKVELTKEEQIIKVETSKGLNILKVHDYGIEMFEADCPDKVCLSFGFVTRPNSTIVCIPHRVLVELVSEDGAEEDEIDAVVQ; translated from the coding sequence ATGAAACGTGGAGACCTGATTCTCATCGGAGTCATTGTCATCGCGGCGCTGGCGTTTCTTGTGCCGAAATGGCTGTTTCAACAAGAAAGTGAAAATTTGCACAATTCAAAGGTGTTTGCCAATATTACGGTGGACGGAGATTTGTATCAAAAAGTAGAACTGACGAAGGAAGAGCAGATTATAAAAGTCGAAACAAGCAAAGGACTAAATATATTGAAGGTTCATGACTATGGCATTGAAATGTTCGAGGCTGATTGCCCGGATAAAGTATGCCTGTCCTTCGGCTTTGTTACCCGTCCGAACAGCACGATCGTCTGCATCCCTCATCGTGTGCTCGTCGAGCTGGTAAGCGAGGACGGCGCAGAGGAGGATGAGATCGATGCGGTCGTACAATAG
- a CDS encoding Gx transporter family protein — protein sequence MRSYNSPALRKGESSSDALKRAVIIAIFSAVAVVLGFVEAMLPVQTILPIPGAKLGLANVMILACLYFLRGRDALMLVVLKTLLMTLMLGTFSAFLFSFLGSLFSFIVMYAILKIGKDHVSLIGISVVGGAAHNAGQLTAAYIVFRTANIFYYLPVLLITGVVTGVFIGIAVKYIVAALAKLPLFDKLTPQIDSSAADVNRQAALNRNQALASDIPADGAPEQGPPSAGAALGSGLDGYGAHDAVVLSGVRYQYRTDRLLFDDLSLRIPQGQWVSIVGPNGSGKSTLVKLLNGLHLPQAGRIEVAGLTLSEASLEEIRRRVGFLFQNPDNQFFATTVRDDIAFGMENRCLPHAEMERRLAEAAQRFGVEPLLDRHPAQLSGGQKQRAAIAGMMVLEPEVLIFDEATSMLDERSKREMTAYWKELHATGNYTIISITHDAEEIMASDRAIVLKDGKIAADVTPEALFADEALMRDCRLQAPFVWSVAQSLRERGVAVASTNDERELVNALWPSCTLND from the coding sequence ATGCGGTCGTACAATAGCCCCGCCTTGCGGAAGGGGGAATCGTCTTCGGACGCCTTGAAGAGGGCGGTTATTATCGCGATTTTCAGCGCCGTCGCCGTCGTGCTCGGGTTCGTGGAAGCGATGCTGCCCGTGCAGACGATTTTGCCGATTCCGGGGGCGAAGCTGGGGCTCGCGAACGTGATGATTCTCGCCTGCCTCTACTTCCTGCGCGGACGCGATGCGTTGATGCTGGTCGTTCTGAAGACGCTGCTCATGACATTGATGCTGGGGACGTTCTCCGCATTTCTGTTCAGCTTCCTCGGATCGCTATTCAGCTTCATCGTTATGTATGCCATCTTGAAAATTGGAAAAGATCACGTCAGCCTCATCGGCATCTCCGTGGTGGGCGGCGCGGCGCATAATGCGGGCCAGTTGACGGCCGCGTACATTGTATTCCGCACCGCCAATATTTTTTATTACTTGCCGGTGCTGCTTATTACCGGCGTTGTCACCGGCGTCTTCATCGGCATTGCCGTGAAGTACATTGTGGCGGCGCTGGCGAAGCTGCCGCTCTTCGACAAGCTGACGCCGCAGATCGACAGCTCGGCGGCGGATGTGAACCGGCAGGCGGCGCTCAATCGGAACCAGGCGCTCGCTTCGGATATCCCGGCGGACGGAGCGCCGGAACAGGGGCCGCCTTCGGCGGGCGCTGCACTGGGCAGCGGCCTGGACGGGTACGGGGCGCATGACGCGGTCGTCTTGTCTGGCGTTCGGTACCAGTACCGGACGGACCGCCTGCTCTTCGATGATCTGTCCCTCCGCATTCCGCAAGGGCAGTGGGTGTCCATTGTCGGCCCGAACGGCTCCGGCAAGTCGACGCTGGTGAAGCTGCTCAACGGACTGCATCTGCCCCAGGCTGGCCGCATCGAGGTGGCCGGCCTGACGCTGTCCGAAGCCAGCCTCGAGGAGATTCGCCGCCGGGTCGGGTTCTTGTTCCAGAATCCGGACAATCAATTTTTCGCGACGACGGTCCGGGACGATATTGCCTTCGGCATGGAGAACCGCTGTCTTCCGCATGCGGAGATGGAGCGCAGGTTGGCGGAGGCGGCACAACGGTTCGGCGTCGAGCCGCTTCTGGACCGCCATCCCGCGCAGCTGTCCGGCGGACAGAAGCAGCGGGCAGCCATCGCCGGCATGATGGTGCTGGAGCCGGAGGTGCTCATCTTCGACGAGGCGACCTCGATGCTCGACGAGCGCTCCAAGCGGGAGATGACGGCCTATTGGAAGGAGCTCCATGCGACCGGCAACTATACGATTATCTCGATTACGCATGATGCGGAAGAAATTATGGCATCCGATCGCGCGATCGTGCTGAAGGACGGGAAGATTGCGGCGGATGTCACCCCCGAGGCTTTGTTCGCGGATGAGGCGCTGATGCGGGACTGCCGGCTGCAGGCCCCGTTCGTCTGGTCGGTGGCCCAATCGCTGCGGGAGCGCGGCGTAGCGGTCGCCTCGACGAATGACGAGAGAGAGTTGGTGAACGCCTTATGGCCATCGTGCACGCTGAACGATTGA
- a CDS encoding aspartate aminotransferase family protein, with the protein MTSIGNERQGVNQASGIEGNAFIGPEGVLAKRRAYFYPCTQHFYRQPPQIVRGSMQYLYDHEGRRYTDFFAGVSVVACGHCNPRIAEASVKQLQTLQHTTTIYLTQPMADLAERLANGILPGRLSRTFFCNSGSEANEGALLLARLHTKRRDFLALEYGLHGRTWLTMGVTGLPMWRADDHLDEGGVTFIPRPYEPGLDAETAMRRSLEALKQALEADPERYAAMIVEPVQGNGGIIVPPEGYFREVKALLEAYGVLLIADEIQTGFGRTGRMFALDYDGVAPDIVSMAKALGNGVPIGAFATTDEIAASFNRPSASTFGGNPVSSATALAVLGYIEEEGLVERASRLGERLKQGLEELQRKHQVIADVRGRGLMLGAELQGAAGTDSAALTDAVLEAMKERGFIIGKNGIGRNVLAFQPPLVIEAGDIDAMLEALDDVLGGIEA; encoded by the coding sequence ATGACAAGCATCGGGAACGAGCGGCAGGGTGTTAACCAGGCAAGCGGCATAGAGGGAAACGCCTTTATCGGGCCGGAGGGCGTGCTGGCGAAGCGCCGGGCTTATTTCTACCCGTGCACGCAGCATTTCTACCGCCAGCCGCCGCAGATCGTGCGCGGCTCCATGCAATACTTGTACGACCATGAAGGCCGCCGATATACGGACTTCTTCGCCGGCGTATCCGTCGTCGCTTGCGGCCACTGCAATCCCCGCATCGCCGAGGCTTCGGTGAAGCAGCTGCAGACGCTGCAGCATACGACGACGATATATTTGACGCAGCCGATGGCCGATCTGGCCGAGCGGCTGGCGAACGGCATCCTGCCGGGCCGGCTGTCGCGGACGTTCTTCTGCAACAGCGGCTCGGAGGCCAATGAGGGCGCGCTGCTGCTCGCCCGGCTGCATACGAAGCGCCGCGATTTCCTGGCGCTGGAGTACGGGCTGCACGGCCGCACCTGGCTGACGATGGGCGTGACCGGCCTGCCGATGTGGCGGGCCGACGACCATCTCGATGAGGGGGGCGTGACGTTCATCCCGCGGCCGTACGAACCGGGCCTGGATGCGGAGACCGCGATGCGGCGCTCCCTGGAGGCGCTGAAGCAGGCGCTCGAGGCGGATCCCGAGCGGTATGCGGCGATGATTGTCGAGCCGGTCCAGGGCAATGGCGGCATCATCGTGCCGCCGGAAGGCTACTTCCGCGAAGTAAAGGCGCTGCTTGAGGCCTATGGCGTGCTGCTGATCGCGGATGAGATTCAGACCGGCTTCGGCCGCACCGGCCGGATGTTCGCGCTCGACTATGACGGCGTCGCGCCGGACATCGTGTCGATGGCCAAGGCGCTCGGGAACGGGGTGCCGATCGGCGCCTTTGCGACGACCGACGAGATTGCGGCGAGCTTCAACCGCCCGTCCGCCTCGACCTTCGGCGGCAATCCGGTCTCGTCCGCGACGGCGCTGGCCGTATTGGGTTACATCGAGGAAGAAGGCCTCGTCGAGCGGGCGTCCCGGTTGGGCGAACGGTTGAAGCAGGGATTGGAAGAGCTGCAGCGGAAGCATCAGGTGATCGCGGATGTGCGCGGCCGCGGCCTGATGCTCGGCGCGGAGCTGCAGGGCGCGGCGGGAACGGACAGCGCCGCGCTTACCGACGCCGTGCTGGAAGCGATGAAGGAACGCGGCTTCATCATCGGGAAAAACGGCATCGGCCGCAACGTATTGGCGTTCCAACCGCCGCTCGTCATCGAGGCGGGCGATATCGATGCGATGCTGGAAGCACTGGATGACGTTCTGGGCGGCATCGAAGCGTAG
- a CDS encoding energy-coupling factor transporter transmembrane component T family protein, which yields MEAKMMLGRYVPADSWIHRLDPRGKLVAMVLFLITVIMAEAFAELAVLSGFALLVMMSSRISLTRYFRASRPLWFIMAFMFLFYILFDKTGNSLVNVGKLNITTGGVTYGAYAVWRMALLVTFTAILTFTTTPVELNLGLERVLKPLRFVGGSPQQWSMMIGISLRFIPTLFEEADKVMKAQASRGADFHEISFVQKGKMVMTLMVPVIVSAFRRAEELVQAMEARGYVLHAPRTSLRMLVWRATDTLFIASFLVLLLFISWW from the coding sequence ATGGAAGCCAAAATGATGCTCGGCCGGTATGTCCCCGCCGATTCCTGGATTCACCGCCTCGATCCGCGGGGGAAGCTGGTGGCGATGGTCCTTTTTCTGATTACGGTCATTATGGCTGAAGCCTTCGCGGAGCTCGCGGTGCTGAGCGGATTCGCCCTGCTTGTGATGATGAGCTCGCGTATTTCGCTAACCCGCTATTTTCGGGCGTCGCGGCCGCTCTGGTTCATCATGGCCTTCATGTTCCTGTTCTATATCTTATTCGACAAGACCGGCAACTCGCTGGTGAATGTGGGCAAGCTCAATATTACGACCGGAGGGGTGACCTACGGGGCGTACGCGGTATGGCGCATGGCGCTGCTCGTCACCTTTACCGCGATTTTGACATTCACGACGACGCCGGTCGAGCTCAATCTCGGCCTGGAGCGGGTGCTGAAGCCGCTGCGCTTCGTCGGCGGCTCGCCGCAGCAGTGGTCGATGATGATCGGGATCTCGCTGCGCTTCATTCCGACCCTATTCGAGGAGGCGGACAAGGTAATGAAGGCGCAGGCCTCGCGCGGCGCCGATTTCCATGAGATCTCCTTCGTCCAGAAGGGCAAGATGGTCATGACGCTTATGGTGCCTGTCATCGTTAGCGCGTTCCGGCGGGCCGAGGAGCTGGTCCAGGCGATGGAGGCCCGGGGATATGTGCTGCATGCGCCGCGCACGTCGCTGCGCATGCTCGTATGGCGGGCGACGGACACGCTGTTCATTGCGTCGTTCCTCGTCCTGCTGCTCTTCATATCGTGGTGGTGA
- a CDS encoding ATP-binding cassette domain-containing protein, which yields MAIVHAERLTYDYMAQGQPPVHALQDLDFAVDSGFTVVLGSTGSGKSTLLQHFNGILQPTSGKLQVLEYTFVGGAKQSGLKPLRRRVGLVFQFPEHQLFEETVERDLMFGPIQFGAKPEAAAEAAREALAMVGLPSSVLEASPFELSGGQIRKVAIATVLASDPELLVLDEPTATLDPISRAELIRLLHGLCAQQGKAVVMVTHRLDEVFAHADRFILMKEGRIVFQGGRQELMRRPEELEAAGIEIPATLRLAALVAEKTGAPLDTLPADPAGWADWIAERLGMKAAGRAERPLDSREGD from the coding sequence ATGGCCATCGTGCACGCTGAACGATTGACATACGATTATATGGCGCAGGGACAGCCGCCGGTCCATGCGCTGCAGGATTTGGATTTTGCCGTCGATTCCGGCTTCACGGTCGTGCTCGGCTCGACCGGCTCCGGCAAATCGACGCTGCTGCAGCATTTCAACGGCATCCTGCAGCCGACCTCCGGGAAGCTGCAGGTGCTGGAATATACCTTCGTGGGCGGAGCGAAGCAGTCCGGCCTCAAGCCGCTGCGCCGCCGGGTCGGGCTCGTCTTCCAATTCCCCGAGCATCAACTGTTCGAGGAGACGGTCGAGCGGGATCTCATGTTCGGACCGATACAGTTCGGAGCGAAGCCCGAGGCGGCTGCCGAAGCGGCGCGGGAGGCCCTCGCGATGGTGGGCTTGCCCTCATCGGTGCTGGAGGCCAGCCCGTTCGAGCTGAGCGGAGGCCAGATTCGCAAGGTCGCGATTGCGACGGTGCTCGCCTCCGATCCGGAGCTGCTTGTGCTGGACGAGCCGACGGCGACGCTGGACCCGATCAGCCGGGCGGAGCTGATCCGGCTGCTGCACGGATTGTGCGCGCAGCAGGGCAAGGCGGTCGTCATGGTGACGCACCGCCTGGATGAAGTGTTCGCTCATGCCGACCGCTTCATCCTGATGAAGGAAGGCCGCATCGTATTCCAGGGCGGCCGGCAGGAACTGATGCGCCGGCCCGAGGAGCTGGAGGCGGCCGGCATCGAGATTCCCGCCACGCTGCGCCTCGCGGCGCTGGTGGCGGAGAAGACGGGGGCGCCGCTCGACACTCTGCCCGCCGATCCGGCCGGCTGGGCCGATTGGATTGCGGAGCGGTTGGGCATGAAGGCGGCCGGAAGGGCGGAACGCCCATTAGACAGCAGGGAGGGGGACTAG